Proteins co-encoded in one Pelodiscus sinensis isolate JC-2024 chromosome 7, ASM4963464v1, whole genome shotgun sequence genomic window:
- the LOC102451731 gene encoding uncharacterized protein LOC102451731, producing the protein MQDVFYKTEDHLHHGFVSAQRSSWSDNLKPFFTQKLKFRSVLEGEPAVFQCKVVAYPTPAMTWFHNNRPIPKDQRRIIKTENDMQIHSSSLEVKNVQERDSGSYKVFAINSEGSAESTASLLVAQSEEQNAKYLDFLRKSRQAHESTECLAQKRKEDRLKVYLRCTGSPFDKRQETEKMLRDLSPEKERVRTIRFPKLLVARKQELVYDKEQVGRKRIARDTDHGNYALLDEETKMKLQRLREAKRIMLEKKKLGLSQQETESHLESVQSTDFRDGKELGTPLVHWGTKSEAIHSDFQTVKPIHKCTSSSKMPNGEGGAACHAKPESVRTPEDFHLRMERILGLSKPSQSPQNSSEGNIKAETFQTTSAIALKEPMREQVLGDPPLEQPEPIVKATSIDHSHTHKESRIDTKPKAQLGKFQTMTAKKKSPDSIIYVLLCNGFSETTKSENVMSETITININEPVDTFESVKTEKAEENAVLVLEDSAEIRESVSAEICEIKEKPARSESPILQLLKPAPPLFLQEIESQEAKEGASCIFGCNFRGHPQPIVTWYNNDKPIPRNQHYAIHTTENQSTLTFCSVLPQHGGSITCVIFNEYGTATTSGMLKVKIKEKTEAESFTTYKAKLLKDYAEEEEELSLLFDKMKENQPTFSHDSRATLHVPQGNLSMPCVSDLDLLSLPVEIKITAPTPTPEQDEELKDIVQHVKCIAEQPPQDQVSQAIKHKFKFSFDVVNKPPKIVKETQKYINCREGDSIVLECSISGEPQPVITWFQNGKILTPTEKFQFEEEEDGNYRLCIDEVSVSDAGTYKCIAENTAGAVETVSNLTVDSRMQSFYSHAQQISDAEEETVQDQNVKIQEGATKEISLNLYESSVGYIAGKFDDREYSVSEYFHNLNILRQVELTEKEQNASPKETESKLPRFMCDIRKSILTEDLPVTESPYFQRQNEKDENINVSEQEESKMEEAKVFTFIDKLSQVSLPEELSMSENQDFQYPVKKEETINVSEQVESMIEEAKIVTFAGNLSQAPLPVQPSISENPDFQFLIEKEEKINVCEQVESKIGDVNAPAFVGDLSQVSLHDEMLVSERPDFQHQIEKEEIINVNEQVEPKIEPEAFAYIGDLSQVPHSEDEPMIESPDFQLPIEIEEKIKMIEQVESKIKEAKVLASVGDINQVPLPEKLRDQSVTTEEIKKEITNTQFSSRNQLEKIIESHTEKATCINIETPASQDTDDEVKSTKDKDAGFVEKQYLKNTVTEEYVSNIVTDLPQVDSGSTPGKSFSNGNEMQIQGAGYFSEKSEPNLRSPAHELTLSAPPVVCSLSDNLDAPFSNVNDQMHVFEQKLSAKKKESEDHSFFSPISKIVQEDKDLHEKHVCDTNLNRTFQDSATIEENDVPYSPGICDEFKGTSELEQVSFYDPNEINHPQEHIGQQKRTIEGKEQDYRSFVHDVEENVFLHDKKISDFREIEQKETYFDEQTLEKKEPEKHDSLFDLKQTPSVDQILQEEVKRQQEETHLKDQYRACEHDAADIVFDLKQVYSATENIGQEQEKLQQDEIYFKGQHSVSEQMELDAHHMEENVQKTISPEGQKIDSYQEFSKESEAIGENDNSQEDILSQEKVEPPIQESTFNLKQHVVTFSAEFTSEATGSTSPEEICSLNRVSSPEITETEMERNYLQRNDELVEEISLSEELHVNYKMQLEGVYVQERTVSTETGVTEMQIFKRDLVGIPLSTEQRSPAKGIDESEKNVCVEVLSKEQIKDLTLEQTESMPTEESKVSISQYFQNLVQETDISEGVEPLKTTDPKADSFIADLKKAAEEKKHTACKLEQEQTHILQVRHDAMKEISSSTCNESKSEIVSYTKEIPEDYPAIHQESDTQDTEISFAQFLRSLRKEESMVQERQSSKELIALEKQEHNLADQLENKISFQTKEIVNAAEGNLDERGLSQNVLQYQELNTAQVSEPKSCVSLSKYLLSARQQEIPDTKDSIFKVCDQKESITSLEVEDVTFSTVYDYYNQQQELIRPLSPESEMSIEIASINGDELTESDPFYTPPSSVENFESPMSFDSYHTPVSTPERFSTPSEEPSIKLKSPEDLIRDGTPQEDYKTPTGEYSEPRTLSSPFQERRSPYDEQRAEMFGTPCEAVEPKGNEMPPAFIKPLTKRKIYENSSLGFIAEVTGFPIPDVKWYRNKSLLEPDQRVKIEKEGDICILEIHNVQKSEEGDYICHAVNIIGEAKSIAHLEVLPQNGRSLALPPPVTHQHVIEFDMEQATTSRSPSPQEILLEVELDENEVKELEKQVKIVTTPEFSPNNKSMVVYLDVLPLALVEQTTGFTAQGNEDVKIDFEVTEMPPRFTTPPFDLEILENSEAVFECTVTGSPTPQVQWFKENTCITADGRRYIVNDEKGNHSLKIKNVGHSDSGTYQCKAANSVGEAMCKCSLVVLDSQKALASASGDGMTDIAPGSTMSKPQKFDLLVDNTLPNGSQTEIEIEFEFERNIDDSQKAVKLVAATEQEYEEEGDKYVNINFDVFAEPSKEEEIEFKAESSDSCSFEFQVTEIPPKFIKHIFDCTSSVGASACFQCLVVGFPNPNISWYKDGILLEGDRYCMEERQMGFHNLIIGNLIQNDEGEYKCVAANRAGTADTSAVLNIC; encoded by the coding sequence ATGCAAGATGTTTTCTACAAGACTGAAGACCACTTACACCATGGATTTGTATCTGCGCAGAGAAGTTCTTGGTCTGACAATCTTAAACCTTTTTTCACTCAAAAGCTGAAGTTTAGATCTGTTTTAGAGGGGGAACCTGCAGTTTTCCAGTGTAAAGTTGTTGCCTATCCAACCCCAGCAATGACATGGTTTCATAATAATAGGCCTATCCCAAAAGATCAGCGCAGAATAATAAAGACAGAGAATGATATGCAGATTCACAGCTCCAGCCTAGAGGTTAAAAATGTTCAGGAAAGGGATTCTGGGAGTTATAAAGTGTTTGCCATTAATAGTGAGGGTTCAGCCGAGTCAACTGCATCTCTGCTAGTTGCACAGAGCGAGGAgcaaaatgcaaaatatttagATTTCCTGAGAAAGTCCAGACAAGCCCATGAAAGTACTGAATGTCTGGctcagaagaggaaagaggatagGCTGAAGGTTTATCTGCGGTGTACTGGCTCTCCTTTTGATAAAAGGCAGGAGACAGAAAAAATGTTAAGAGACTTGTCCCCAGAAAAGGAGAGGGTGAGAACTATAAGGTTTCCAAAACTCCTCGTAGCAAGGAAACAGGAGTTAGTGTACGATAAAGAACAGGTAGGGAGGAAACGTATTGCAAGGGATACAGATCATGGAAATTATGCTCTGCTTGATGAGGAAACAAAAATGAAGCTGCAACGACTACGTGAGGCCAAAAGAATCATGCTGGAAAAGAAGAAACTGGGCTTGTCACAGCAAGAGACTGAGTCACATCTTGAATCAGTGCAAAGCACAGACTTTAGAGATGGTAAAGAGTTAGGGACTCCTCTGGTCCATTGGGGCACTAAGAGTGAAGCAATACACTCTGACTTCCAAACAGTAAAACCAATCCATAAATGCACCTCTTCATCCAAAATGCCAAATGGTGAGGGGGGTGCTGCATGCCATGCTAAGCCAGAGAGTGTTAGGACACCAGAGGACTTTCACCTGCGAATGGAACGAATCCTAGGACTTTCCAAACCCTCGCAGAGTCCTCAGAACTCTTCTGAAGGAAACATCAAGGCAGAAACATTTCAAACAACATCAGCAATTGCACTGAAAGAACCAATGAGAGAGCAGGTTCTCGGAGACCCTCCATTAGAGCAACCAGAGCCAATTGTCAAAGCTACCTCCATCGACCATAGTCATACTCACAAGGAATCAAGGATAGATACCAAACCAAAAGCACAGCTGGGGAAATTCCAAACAATGACAGCCaagaaaaaaagccctgattctATAATCTATGTCCTTCTCTGCAATGGATTTAGTGAAACTACAAAATCAGAGAATGTGATGTCTGAGACAATCACAATAAACATCAATGAGCCTGTTGATACTTTTGAAAGTGTCAAAACAGAAAAGGCTGAAGAAAATGCAGTGTTAGTGCTGGAAGACTCTGCAGAAATCAGAGAGTCTGTATCGGCAGAAATCTGTGAAATAAAGGAAAAGCCTGCCAGGTCAGAGAGTCCTATTTTACAGCTTCTGAAGCCTGCCCCCCCTTTGTTTCTTCAGGAAATCGAATCTCAGGAAGCAAAGGAAGGAGCGAGTTGCATATTTGGTTGTAATTTCCGTGGCCATCCACAACCTATTGTCACTTGGTATAATAACGACAAACCCATACCACGTAATCAGCACTATGCCATTCACACAACAGAGAATCAGTCTACCTTGACTTTCTGCTCAGTTCTCCCACAGCATGGAGGATCCATCACATGTGTAATATTTAATGAGTATGGAACTGCCACAACATCAGGCATGCTCAAAGTGAAGattaaagagaagactgaggctgaATCATTCACCACTTATAAAGCTAAGCTATTAAAGGATTAtgcagaagaggaagaagaacttAGTCTTCTGTTTGACAAAATGAAAGAGAATCAACCAACTTTCAGTCATGACAGTAGAGCCACCCTTCATGTTCCTCAAGGTAACCTGTCCATGCCTTGTGTTTCAGACTTAGACCTGCTTTCACTTCCTGTGGAAATAAAAATAACTGCTCCTACTCCTACTCCAGAACAAGATGAAGAACTGAAGGACATAGTTCAACATGTTAAATGTATTGCTGAGCAGCCACCTCAGGACCAAGTTTCTCAGGCAATAAAACATAAATTTAAATTTTCCTTTGATGTGGTAAATAAACCACCAAAAATTGTGAAAGAGACACAAAAGTATATTAATTGTAGAGAAGGGGATTCTATTGTATTAGAGTGCTCAATATCTGGTGAACCTCAGCCAGTTATAACTTGGTTTCAAAATGGCAAAATCCTAACTCCAACTGAGAAGTTTCAGTTTGAGGAGGAAGAAGATGGTAATTACAGGTTATGTATTGATGAAGTTTCTGTGTCAGATGCTGGTACATACAAATGTATTGCTGAGAACACTGCAGGTGCAGTAGAAACTGTTTCCAATCTTACAGTAGACTCTAGAATGCAAAGCTTTTATAGTCATGCACAACAGATTAGTGATGCTGAAGAAGAAACTGTTCAAGATCAGAATGTAAAAATTCAGGAAGGGGCTACAAAGGAAATTTCACTTAATCTTTATGAATCCTCAGTTGGATATATTGCTGGTAAGTTTGATGATAGAGAGTATTCTGTAAGTGAATATTTTCATAATCTTAATATACTGAGGCAAGTAGAGCTCACAGAAAAGGAACAAAATGCATCCCCCAAAGAAACAGAATCTAAACTCCCAAGATTTATGTGTGACATTAGAAAGTCCATACTTACTGAGGATCTGCCAGTAACTGAAAGCCCATACTTCCAACGACAGAATGAAAAAGATGAGAATATAaatgtgagtgaacaggaggagTCAAAGATGGAAGAAGCCAAAGTATTCACTTTTATTGACAAGTTAAGCCAGGTTTCACTCCCTGAAGAATTGTCAATGTCTGAAAACCAAGATTTCCAATACCCGGTTAAAAAAGAAGAGACAATAAATGTTAGTGAACAAGTGGAGTCAATGATAGAAGAAGCCAAAATAGTCACTTTTGCTGGCAATTTAAGCCAGGCTCCACTTCCTGTACAACCATCAATATCTGAAAACCCTGATTTCCAATTTCTGattgaaaaagaagagaaaataaatgtGTGTGAACAAGTGGAGTCAAAGATAGGAGATGTTAACGCACCTGCTTTTGTTGGTGATTTAAGCCAGGTTTCACTCCATGATGAAATGTTAGTATCAGAACGTCCAGATTTTCAGCACCAGATTGAAAAAGAAGAGATTATAAATGTGAATGAACAAGTAGAGCCAAAGATAGAACCCGAAGCATTTGCTTATATTGGTGATTTAAGCCAGGTTCCACACAGTGAGGATGAGCCAATGATTGAAAGCCCAGATTTCCAGCTCCCAATTGAAatagaagagaaaataaaaatgattgaaCAAGTAGAGTCAAAGATAAAAGAAGCTAAAGTACTTGCTTCTGTTGGAGATATCAACCAGGTTCCACTCCCTGAAAAGCTAAGAGATCAGTCTGTTACAACagaggaaataaaaaaagaaattacTAACACACAGTTTTCATCAAGGAACCAACTTGAAAAGATAATTGAAAGTCATACAGAGAAAGCTACATGTATTAATATAGAAACTCCTGCAAGTCAGGATACTGATGATGAAGTAAAGAGTACAAAAGATAAAGATGCTGGTTTCGTGGAGAAACAATACTTAAAAAATACAGTTACTGAAGAATATGTTAGCAATATTGTTACTGATCTGCCCCAGGTTGACAGTGGAAGCACTCCAGGCAAATCCTTTAGTAATGGCAATGAAATGCAAATCCAGGGTGCAGGGTATTTTTCAGAGAAATCAGAGCCCAACCTACGCAGTCCTGCTCATGAGCTAACTCTCAGTGCACCTCCTGTGGTATGTTCTCTCAGTGACAATTTAGATGCACCATTTTCGAATGTAAATGATCAAATGCATGTCTTTGAGCAGAAGCTGAGTGCAAAGAAGAAGGAATCTGAGGATCATAGTTTTTTCAGTCCTATATCCAAGATAGTACAAGAAGATAAAGATCTGCATGAAAAACATGTATGTGACACTAACTTAAATAGGACATTTCAAGATTCAGCTACAATAGAAGAGAATGATGTGCCCTATTCTCCTGGGATATGTGATGAATTCAAAGGTACATCTGAATTAGAACAAGTTAGTTTTTATGATCCTAATGAAATAAATCATCCACAAGAACACATAGGGCAACAAAAAAGAACCATAGAAGGAAAAGAACAAGATTACAGAAGCTTTGTGCATGACGTAGAAGAAAATGTCTTTCTTCATGATAAAAAAATATCTGACTTTAGAGAGATAGAACAGAAGGAAACTTATTTTGATGAACaaacattagaaaaaaaagaacCCGAAAAACATGACAGTTTATTTGATTTAAAACAGACTCCTTCTGTAGATCAAATTTTACAGGAAGAAGTTAAGAGGCAACAGGAAGAAACACATTTAAAAGATCAATACCGGGCCTGTGAACATGATGCAGCCGATATTGTATTTGATTTGAAACAAGTTTATTCTGCTACAGAAAATATTGGTCAAGAACAAGAGAAGCTGCAGCAGgatgaaatatatttcaaaggtCAACATTCTGTTTCTGAACAAATGGAACTTGATGCACACCACATGGAAGAAAATGTACAGAAAACCATATCACCTGAAGGTCAAAAAATTGATTCTTATCAAGAGTTTTCCAAAGAGAGTGAAGCTATTGGGGAAAATGATAATTCTCAAGAAGACATCTTATCTCAAGAAAAAGTAGAACCCCCAATCCAGGaatcaacatttaatttaaaacagcATGTAGTGACTTTTTCAGCAGAGTTCACATCCGAAGCAACCGGTAGCACATCACCAGAAGAAATATGTTCCTTAAACAGAGTGTCATCTCCTGAGATCACGGaaacagaaatggaaagaaaTTATTTACAAAGAAATGACGAACTTGTAGAAGAAATTTCTTTAAGTGAAGAACTTCATGTTAATTACAAGATGCAGCTGGAGGGAGTTTATGTTCAAGAGCGGACTGTGTCAACAGAAACTGGAGTGACtgaaatgcaaatatttaaaagagACCTAGTTGGCATTCCTCTTTCTACAGAACAAAGATCACCTGCAAAAGGAATTGATGAATCTGAGAAAAATGTATGTGTGGAAGTATTATCAAAGGAACAAATTAAAGACTTGACATTGGAGCAAACTGAGTCTATGCCTACAGAAGAATCCAAAGTGTCTATAAGTCAATATTTTCAAAACTTAGTGCAAGAAACAGACATTTCCGAAGGGGTGGAACCACTAAAGACCACAGACCCCAAAGCAGACAGTTTCATAGCAGACTTGAAAAAAGCTGCAGAGGAGAAAAAACACACTGCATGTAAACTGGAGCAGGAACAAACGCACATTCTTCAGGTACGGCATGATGCAATGAAAGAAATAAGCAGCTCTACTTGTAATGAAAGTAAAAGTGAAATTGTATCTTACACTAAAGAAATTCCTGAAGACTATCCTGCTATTCATCAGGAATCGGACACACAGGACACAGAGATTTCTTTTGCACAGTTCCTTCGTTCCTTAAGAAAGGAAGAATCCATGGTCCAGGAAAGACAATCAAGCAAAGAGTTAATTGCCTTGGAGAAACAGGAGCATAATTTAGCAGATCAGCttgaaaataaaatttcatttcaGACTAAAGAAATTGTAAATGCTGCTGAAGGAAATCTGGATGAAAGGGGCCTATCACAAAATGTTTTGCAATATCAAGAACTGAACACTGCTCAAGTTTCAGAACCTAAATCATGTGTGTCTCTCTCCAAATATTTACTTTCAGCCAGACAGCAAGAGATTCCTGATACCAAAGATTCTATTTTTAAGGTCTGTGACCAGAAGGAATCTATCACTTCTTTGGAAGTTGAAGATGTCACTTTCAGCACCGTTTATGACTATTATAATCAGCAGCAGGAGCTGATCCGTCCACTCTCTCCTGAATCAGAAATGTCAATAGAAATTGCTAGCATAAACGGAGATGAACTGACGGAGTCTGATCCATTCTATACACCACCATCATCAGTTGAGAATTTTGAATCTCCCATGTCTTTTGACTCTTACCACACTCCAGTTAGCACTCCTGAACGGTTCTCAACACCTTCAGAAGAACCATCCATCAAACTAAAGTCCCCTGAAGATTTGATAAGGGATGGTACACCACAAGAGGACTACAAAACTCCCACCGGTGAATATTCTGAACCCAGAACATTAAGTTCTCCTTTCCAAGAAAGGAGGTCACCTTATGACGAGCAACGTGCAGAGATGTTTGGCACACCATGTGAAGCAGTGGAACCAAAAGGAAATGAGATGCCTCCAGCATTTATCAAACCCTTGACCAAGAGGAAGATCTATGAAAACAGTTCACTGGGTTTTATAGCTGAAGTTACAGGCTTTCCCATTCCTGATGTGAAATGGTATCGGAATAAATCATTGCTTGAACCAGATCAGAGAGTCAAAATAGAAAAAGAGGGTGATATATGTATTTTGGAAATCCATAATGTTCAGAAATCGGAAGAAGGAGACTATATATGCCATGCAGTAAACATCATAGGGGAAGCTAAAAGTATCGCCCACCTAGAAGTTTTGCCTCAAAATGGAAGGTCCTTGGCATTACCTCCTCCAGTAACACACCAGCATGTTATAGAGTTTGACATGGAACAAGCTACAACTTCAAGGTCACCTTCTCCTCAAGAAATACTTCTGGAAGTAGAGCTGGATGAAAATGAGGTAAAGGAATTAGAGAAGCAGGTTAAAATAGTCACAACTCCTGAATTTAGTCCCAATAACAAAAGTATGGTGGTTTATCTTGATGTCCTCCCTTTAGCTCTGGTGGAGCAAACCACTGGCTTCACTGCACAAGGAAATGAAGATGTGAAAATTGATTTTGAAGTCACTGAAATGCCCCCACGCTTCACCACTCCCCCTTTTGATTTGGAAATTCTAGAAAATTCAGAGGCAGTGTTTGAATGTACTGTAACAGGTTCACCTACTCCCCAAGTACAGTGGTTTAAAGAAAATACCTGCATTACCGCAGATGGCAGGAGGTACATTGTGAATGATGAGAAAGGAAACCATagtcttaaaattaaaaatgtaggTCATTCTGATAGTGGCACATATCAATGCAAAGCAGCAAATAGTGTAGGAGAAGCTATGTGCAAATGCTCTCTAGTTGTACTAGATTCACAGAAAGCTCTTGCTAGCGCAAGTGGGGATGGAATGACAGATATAGCTCCAGGCAGCACTATGAGTAAGCCTCAGAAGTTTGATTTGCTTGTAGACAATACTCTTCCAAATGGCAGCCAAACTGAAATAGAGATTGAGTTTGAATTTGAGCGCAACATTGACGATTCTCAGAAAGCTGTCAAGTTGGTAGCTGCCACAGAACAAGAGTATGAAGAGGAAGGAGATAAATATGTCAATATTAATTTTGATGTATTTGCTGAGCCATCCAAAGAGGAGGAGATAGAATTTAAAGCAGAGAGTTCAGATAGTTGCTCCTTTGAATTTCAAGTCACAGAAATCCCTCCTAAGTTTATCAAACATATTTTTGACTGCACTTCATCAGTAGGTGCCTCTGCGTGTTTCCAGTGCCTTGTAGTCGGCTTTCCAAACCCAAATATCAGTTGGTACAAAGATGGGATACTGCTTGAAGGAGATAGGTACTGTATGGAGGAAAGGCAGATGGGCTTTCATAACCTGATTATTGGAAATTTAATCCAAAACGATGAAGGGGAATACAAATGTGTAGCTGCAAACAGAGCAGGAACGGCTGACACAAGTGCTGTGTTAAACATATGCTGA